GATCATCTACCAATTCTTGTATATGTATCATACGTTAGCCAATCCTGTAGTAAGTGTATGCTACTTTTACAGTGCTTCATGTAATCCATTAGCATATCAGTCATTTCATGCTAAAATGTGAATGCTTTAATTATCGGTTGAGGTGTGGGATCATCTAATTTAAGAGTATCATATAATTAATTTACTGAATGTGAAAAACTTGTATATCATGATTAAGATTTAAAATGAGTTGTACTTTTTCAAACACATTTAAGGTTACCCTTATATGAAATATCAGCACCATATTGAACTGGATTATCCATTTGCAGGTCACACCAAATCTTTATGGCAATCTGGTAGCAAACACAGCTGCAGGCATTGCTGGAGGCACTGGTGTCATGCCTGGAGGTTTGTTGACAATCCTTTACTGTCTAATGTGAAATTTGATTTTGCCCCCTTAATTCTCTGTTatgcaaagtattttgaaaaaaTTAGGAACAAATTTCCATTACAAAACGCTTACCCATGGAATTCGGCCCATCAATTATGCAACACACTCTAACCACTGGGATGTTTCAACAGAGACCTGTCATGCAAAGTAGTTGAAGTTCCATAATGGTCTTTTGCTCTTCTTACTGATGGACAGGACCCTCGGTGACCTAAGCTATCAACCTTTGTGGTTTAATTAATTCATAGATATTGAATATTATAGGTGCCAAGAACTTGGCATCAGAACTACCACTCTTGGGGTACAAACTGCTGCAGTCTGCAATTCTTAGCTTTCATATGCTTATTCGTGTCTTTTTTGTCTTATGTAATGGTGTGTCATACTTGCTTTGCCTAATCAGGCCACTCAAAATGGTTTGATGAGTCATGGAATTGTCACAGGCACTCCATCTTTCTCATGCATTACCAGCATATAATAGTTGGTCCAGGCACCTTGTAGATTCCACCAACCATTACATTAGCATCGTCATGATGTTAGTCCAAGTAAACTTGGTTTGTGATGGTCAGTCCTGCAATCTTTCTTAACGTTATGATATCGACTTATGAGATCATCCTTCTTTCCTTTTCTGGGATTTCAGGTAATGTTGGTCAGGATCATGCAGTGTTTGAGCAAGGTGCTTCGGCAGGTAACGTAGGTAATGAGAAAATAATGGAGCAGAAGAAGGCTAATCCAGTCGCGCTACTTCTATCATCTGCTATGATGCTTCGGCATCTGCGGTTCCCGTCCTTTGCCGATCGACTAGAGACCGCCGTGAAACGTGTTATCGCTGAAGGCAAGTACAGGACTAAAGACCTGGGAGGTAGCAGCACAACTCAAGTAGTTGTCGATGCCGTCGTCGCAAAGCTGGACTAGGTGCCAGCTGGTTCTCATGGTAGTAATTTGTCATCTATTTGTTCTCATTTCCCTTATGCCCATATCATAATTCTTGAAGATTCCCACATGGAATCTGATGAACCTTAGCTTCGTGCAATAATTGCTGGATCTGTCCCACAATAAACCCATTCATTTGCATAAAGAAAATTGAGAGAGGTTAATTATTGTGTGTTCCTTATAGCAGCTCAAAGAGCCCTCTCTTTGCACGCCATTCTCAAAGGAGTATGTGGAACTGAGAACTTCCCTTCTGCTATTTGATCGAACACCCATCTGTTTGCCGCCTCCGTGTAGTGAACTCCATCCCAAACGATCCTCTTCGATGGATCCTTGCATGATTTCCCAATCACAACCTCGGTACCGTTCACCGTGATCGTCGACCCGCAGCCATTATTCGCGTTGTAGTTGTACTTGCCGCCATGGCCGCAGCAAGCAACAAGTGGCAGCTCAAACCCTGCAAGTTCCCAAGTCAGTAGCATGCACCGCCCACCCGATCGAGCTCTGCTGCGTTCTTCTTACCGTGCTTGGTCGCGTGGCTTATGAGCTCATACTTGACGGAGTAGACATCTACGAAGGTGAAGACGGCAAGCGGGAGATCCTCCCGCAGCTGGGCGACGGCCTCCTCGAGCTTCGTGTTGAAGAGCTGCGCGACCTCGTTGAAGGGCGACCCGCAGCCGAATCGATCGACCTCGGGTGCCCTAAGGAGGAGGCGGTCCAAAACGTAAGCGAGACAACCGAAAGGTCCCGTGTTGTGCACCCAGAAGAACCTTCCTCCCCCCCAGTAGATACTCTGCAACAAGAGCTCATCAATGGTGATCATAGATAGAGAGCAACATCGAAGTGTACTTCTCCTACTACCTTTACAGCTATGCTGAACTTGTCGACGATATCTGGGATGGATGCCTTGACCTCTTCCGATGTCATGTTGCTGAAGTAGCCTGCTGTGAGATCGTTTTGCCCAATGTCGAAGGTGTACAGAGCTCGAGAGAAGTATTCCTTCTTGGGCAGTTGATCCTTGAACAGTCCTTGATCGAGAAATGACTGAGACCGAGACTTGAACTGAGAGAATTGCCAGGTCTGCACGTCCAAGGAGAAAGGGCTGAAGCCAGATTGGAACAAGGTCGTGTTCTGTGGCCTTATCGTCGACCCCGCCGTCGCAAAGTTTGCTCCGTGGGAGAAGTTGGTCCCGATCGAATCGAGATACGCGTTGAGACGAGGAAGCCCCAAGCTGTTTGCTGAAATGCCAAGCAAGAAGAAACCGGTACGTACTCGTCCATTGGCAAGACTCGACAGGGCGCAAAAACGAAGGGATACGAACCGATGAAGTCGATGATGACGCGGCCATCGCAGTACCTCCCCGCCGGCTTCCGGAAGAACGTCTCTCCGTTGGGCGGCGGGGCCTGGCCGAAGGCGGCGGACAGCCCTCCGGTGTCGGAGTTAGAGTCGCCGAAGTTGAAGATGGCCGGGAAGGCGCAAGGAGCAGATGCCGCTGCGAGGTGGAGCAGCAGCGAGCTGATGAGGATTGACGCGATGGGAGGTAGCACCTGAGGAAAAGCCATGGCGCACAAACACACACGGTGCAGGTAAGGCAGAAAGAGATGAACACCATAATATAGATGGGCAAGTCGATATCCATGCATACGTAATCCATAGGATAAAACTACCCCAACATAATCTTGCGGAGCAGATAAGGGAAAATGAAACCAATCTCTTCCATTTTTTTACCTATGACAAACTTGATAGAGAGAGAAAATATAGATGGATTACTAGATAAGATCTTATCGAATCCGTAAatagaaatgaaaataaaaatccaATCTTTCTCCATTTGCCATGTTTGTGATCACAAGTCTGATCTTTTTATTTATGAGAACTTGTTTGCTTGTTCAATGAAGAAGATTCGGATCATGTGTGTCgtcattttcttcttttctccttgGATATTGTGGAAAGAAGATTCGTTCATTCCTTTCCGAGATATAAATCCAACAAAAGCCATAAAGGATCAAATGGTTGATAAGTGTGATGAAAGAGCTTTCAGTCCACACTTCTTTTCATCTACTTCTataccttttttttctctttcgagAGGAATCAatccatgacatgatgtgatggTCTTCTTGTTCTGATTTCTTTTCTAAGAGAAATATTttacatgacatgatgtgatgGTCTTCTTGTTCTgatttcttttctaagaaaatattttacatgacatgatgtgatgGTCTTCTTGTTCTGATTTCTTTTCTAAGAGAAATATTttacatgacatgatgtgatgGTCTTCTTGTTCTGATTTCTTTTCTAAGAGAAATATTTTACATGACATTATGTGATGGTCTTCTTGTTCTGATTTATTTTCTAAGAGAAATATTttacatgacatgatgtgatgGTCTTCTTGTTCTATCTAAGAGAAATGTTTTATTAGTAATGTCTGTTAAAAATAAATTGCTTCCTGCATGGCATTTTCTTGGATATGAAAGAAAAATTATAGCTGCTTACTCTATCATCTCTTAATATATGTTTGTACCATATTTCAGAACTTAGCACCACCATGTCTCTGTTCATCCTTGTGTTATTTATTGCTCAAGATGCCATCACACATCCTCTAGGCCTGGAATCATGTTGTTGCTTCAAGTGACAATGACCTTTCCACATCCATGTCAATGGAATCATGTCCATGAAATGCTCACTTGAACTCAAGGTGATGACaacaagaagtttgattgaacaatGGAGACCCGCAAGCTAGTAAAACAATAGAACAGCATTCATGGTTTGATGAtcatgccatatatatatatagctgaaaTTAATTACCAGAAGAAATCTGCAGCTGGAATTTCATTCTAAATTCAACTACCAGTGAAAAGAAACTTGTACTGTTCCACACTCAACATGAGAATTTATGTTATTGATTAAGTCTGAAGAACTCTGACCACTGGGAAAAGATGCTTCATGATAAATTGGGCAGACTACACTTTGGAGAACTGGAATTGATCTGTGCAGTCTAGGACAAACAGGGCACATCCATGTCGCGTGACTGCCATCGATATCTGATTTACTTGGCCAAACTTATGACCACTCCACACTTCAGTGCACTTACATGTAGCATTGCCTAGGAACTCGCCACTGAGAACCTTTCCGATGTCGGAAATCTTTGCAGAAATTACTGTTGTTTGAGAATTGAGGTTGAAGAAAGAGAGGTAAATCTCTCCTGCAAAAGTAAGAGGAATGATATCAGCAAGATAAGCAGCACTCAAATTAATGGAATATATTTTGATCGCAAATTACAAGTTTAAAGGATCTAATAATTTGCAGGCTCTGAATGTAATCCATAGACTAGCATGCTAGCTAACACAAAATGGTTAACGGACTACAGAATACGATATCAGAGCAACACTTTCTAACGCAATACCAAATGCAGGAAATTTCTTCCACTTGGTCGGAAAGTGAGCATCAAGGAAAAAATCTCATTATAAAGAGGAAGTTCTTTTAGAACATATTAAAATTGCTACTACCTTTTCTTCCAGTTCCAATCCATGAGCGAATTCCTTCTGTAGAATTAACTGCATCAGAAATCTAGTTAGTTTCTATCTCCTTTAGAACATATTGTAACATAGATGTAAACATCCCTATAAGTACCTGCTTCAGAAACCATTGTTGCACACAAAGCAGAGTAGCTGTTTACAAGAGTTCCACTATCATTTAACCTCCACATCTGCAGATTGTGGTATAACTTAGTTAAGAAAAAGGAAGTAAAAGAATTCACTGGACATTAAACCTTCAAAGTGAAATTTAAAGGAATTGGCTCATGGTGAATAATTTTTCTGATAAATATTtgtaacaagaaaaaaaagtgGAGAGCAGAAATGTTTCTGTTAGACATAAAGTAAATCCATAGATATTAATATATGGGAGGCAATTTAGCGTAGATGAAATACCAAAGCTGGTAGTATAGACCTTGAAAGGAGGAAGGTTGGAATGCTACCAGATGTAtgtctattctctaattcacccAACCCGATCCCCCGGCCCAATCCATTTTTGGAATGTCCAGTACCAAAGTCACCAATGAGTtggtcatattttcaaattatggAAAAGTCTTTTTCTCTACCCTTTTCCATTATTATTGTTTAGTGTTATATTCATCAGTCTTTGCGCAAAGTATATTAACCTTTGTTTGGTTTTATTCACCATTAACATTGTCTTAGCATGCATGATATTTGTATTTTATCCCATTTATAGAGCCTATGATTGCACATAATGGCGGTACCAGAGGTCAAATATAAAATTAAGGCTATTCCTACAGCTTAAGATTTTAGCATAAATTTGTGAATCAACCAACCATCTTTTTATCAgtatta
The window above is part of the Musa acuminata AAA Group cultivar baxijiao chromosome BXJ2-6, Cavendish_Baxijiao_AAA, whole genome shotgun sequence genome. Proteins encoded here:
- the LOC135615531 gene encoding GDSL esterase/lipase At3g26430-like, giving the protein MAFPQVLPPIASILISSLLLHLAAASAPCAFPAIFNFGDSNSDTGGLSAAFGQAPPPNGETFFRKPAGRYCDGRVIIDFIANSLGLPRLNAYLDSIGTNFSHGANFATAGSTIRPQNTTLFQSGFSPFSLDVQTWQFSQFKSRSQSFLDQGLFKDQLPKKEYFSRALYTFDIGQNDLTAGYFSNMTSEEVKASIPDIVDKFSIAVKSIYWGGGRFFWVHNTGPFGCLAYVLDRLLLRAPEVDRFGCGSPFNEVAQLFNTKLEEAVAQLREDLPLAVFTFVDVYSVKYELISHATKHGFELPLVACCGHGGKYNYNANNGCGSTITVNGTEVVIGKSCKDPSKRIVWDGVHYTEAANRWVFDQIAEGKFSVPHTPLRMACKERAL